A DNA window from Penaeus vannamei isolate JL-2024 chromosome 5, ASM4276789v1, whole genome shotgun sequence contains the following coding sequences:
- the LOC138861869 gene encoding uncharacterized protein, protein MLTNVEKRLLSSAIASCPSSASCPPPAPPDPPPVPRQRLLSPPPVPRQRPLSLARRLLTPPVPPPVPRQRLLSPLSCPSPAPPDPLLSPAPPVPRQRLPDPSCPPPAPPVLLSPASAPVPRASASSPPPPVPRQRLLTPSWSPPSASCAPPAPPVPLQPLPAPSCPPPAPPDPVLLSPASASCLASASCPPPAPPVPLLSPLPPPCPPPPVPRQRPLSLATPPVPRQPLSPASASCPSPVPRQRPLSPRQRPPDPLLSPSSASCSPPAPPVPLLSPASASCPPPVPRQRLLTPSSALSPRLLTPASASCPPPVPRQSLLSSTSAPPAPPVPPQRLLTPLLSPASASCPPPAPPVPLLSPASGPCPSPAPPDPLLSPASASCPPPAPPVPLLSPASASRLRSAINFTRPCLGS, encoded by the exons atgttgacaaatgtagaaaag CGCCTCCTGTCCTCCGCCATCGCCTCCTGTCCCTCCAGCGCCTCCTGTCCCCCCCCAGCGCCTCCTgacccccctcctgtcccccgccagcgcctcctgtcccctcctcctgtcccccgccAGCGCCCCCTGTCCCTCGCCAGGCGCCTCCTGacccctcctgtcccccctcctgtcccccgccagcgcctcctgtcccccctctcctgtccctcgccagctcctcctgaccccctcctgtcccccgccCCTCCTGTCCCTCGCCAGCGCCTCCCTGACCCCTCCTGTCCCCCGCCAGCGCCTCCTGTCCTCCTGTCCCCTGCCAGCGCCCCTGTCCCCCGGGCcagcgcctcctccccccctcctcctgtccctcgccagcgcctcctgaccccctcctggTCCCCCCCCAGCGCCTCCTGTGCCCCGCCAgcgcctcctgtccccctccaacccctgccAGCGCCCTCCTGTCCTCCGCCAGCGCCTCCTGACCCCGTCCTCCTGTCCCCTGCCAGCGCCTCCTGTCTCGCCAGCGCCTCCTGTCCCCCGCCAgcgcctcctgtccccctcctgtccccgctccctcctccctgtccccctcctcctgtcccccgtCAGCGCCCCCTGTCCCTCGCCA CGCCTCCTGTCCCCCGCCAGCCCTTGTCCCCCGCCAGcgcctcctgtccctctcctgtcccccGCCAGCGCCCCCTGTCCCCTCGCCAGcgccctcctgaccccctcctgtCCCCGTCCAGCGCCTCCTGTTCCCCTCCAgcgcctcctgtccccctcctgtcccccgccagcgcctcctgtccccctcctgtcccccgccAGCGCCTCCTGACCCCCTCCAGCGCCCTGTCCCCC CGCCTCCTGACCCCCGCCAGCGCCTCCTGTCCCCCGCCAGTGCCCCGCCAGAGCCTCCTGTCCTCCACCAGCGCCCCGCCAGCGCCTCCTGTCCCCCCCCAGCGCCTCCTgacccccctcctgtcccccgccagcgcctcctgtcccccccccgcgcctcctgtccccctcctgtcccccgccAGCGGCCCCTGTCCCTCGCCAGcgcctcctgaccccctcctgtCACCCGCCAGCGCCTCCTGTCCCCCGCCAgcgcctcctgtccccctcctgtcccccgccAGCGCCTCCCGCCTTCGGTCCGCCATTAATTTCACGCGCCCTTGCCTCGGGTCCTGA